One Thermodesulfobacteriota bacterium DNA window includes the following coding sequences:
- the tssH gene encoding type VI secretion system ATPase TssH, whose product MSDISRVALFGKLNRLGYQAIESATVFCKMRGNPYVELVHWIHQILQLPNSDLHGIVKHFGLEPSRLARDLTETLDRLPRGSTSISDLSSHLEEAVERGWVYGTLLFGESQVRTGHLVVGILKTKGLTHALLGISAEFGKVKVDALTDRFAEVVAGSPEAALSAQDGFRVGGGAAPGEASGAMPPPQLGKQEALHRFSVDLTERARKGELDPIVGRDNEIRQIVDILMRRRQNNPILTGEAGVGKTAVVEGFALRIAAGDVPPPLRDVVLRNLDVGLLQAGASMKGEFEQRLRQVIEEVQASPQPIILFIDEAHTLIGAGGAAGTGDAANLLKPALARGTLRTVAATTWAEYKKHIEKDPALTRRFQVIQVPEPSEDKAILMMRGLASTLEKHHRVQVLDEALEAAVRLSHRYIPARQLPDKSVSLLDTACARVAISQHAVPAEVDDSRRRIEALETELEIIGREKAVGVETAARESEASEKLAAEGERLAGLEERWKAEKDLVDRILELRATLRGRIGVVEGTESDLEKAAEAAAQAVSVDAGPADEPPAEKPEELLQQLRDVQAQLAALQGERPLILPSVDAQAVASVVGDWTGIPVGRMVRNEIETVLKLPDLLEQRIVGQRHALEMIAKRIQTSRASLDNPNKPIGVFLLAGTSGVGKTETALALAEVLYGGEQNVITINMSEFQEAHTVSTLKGAPPGYVGYGEGGVLTEAVRRRPYSVVLLDEVEKAHPDVHEIFFQVFDKGWMEDGEGRVIDFKNTLILLTTNAGTELITSVCSDPDLLPDPEALGKALREPLLKVFPPALLGRLVVVPFYPLTDEVIGLITRLQLGRIQKRIAQNHKVPFMYSDEVVKLIVSRCTELESGGRMVDAILTNTVLPALSQEILTHMMEGQPVARVEVTVEGGEFAYSFDGEPVKESSRADRGARRA is encoded by the coding sequence ATGAGTGACATCAGCCGCGTCGCCCTGTTCGGCAAGCTCAATCGCCTGGGCTACCAGGCCATCGAGAGCGCCACGGTCTTCTGCAAGATGCGGGGTAACCCCTACGTGGAGCTCGTCCACTGGATCCACCAGATCCTCCAGCTGCCCAACTCCGACCTCCACGGCATCGTCAAGCACTTCGGCCTGGAGCCGTCGCGCCTGGCCCGGGACCTCACCGAGACCCTGGACCGGCTGCCCCGGGGCTCCACCTCCATCTCGGACCTCTCTTCCCACCTGGAGGAGGCCGTGGAGCGGGGCTGGGTCTATGGGACGCTGCTCTTCGGGGAGTCCCAGGTCCGCACGGGCCACCTGGTGGTGGGCATCCTCAAGACCAAGGGGCTCACTCATGCGCTCCTGGGGATCTCTGCGGAGTTCGGGAAGGTCAAAGTGGATGCCTTGACCGACCGCTTTGCCGAGGTGGTGGCCGGCTCCCCCGAGGCCGCCCTCTCCGCCCAGGACGGCTTCCGGGTGGGGGGCGGGGCCGCACCCGGCGAGGCCAGCGGCGCCATGCCCCCGCCCCAGCTCGGCAAGCAGGAAGCCCTGCACCGATTCTCGGTGGACTTGACCGAGCGGGCCCGCAAGGGGGAGCTCGACCCCATCGTGGGCCGGGACAACGAGATCCGCCAGATCGTCGACATCCTCATGCGGCGGCGCCAGAACAACCCCATCCTCACCGGCGAGGCCGGGGTGGGAAAGACGGCGGTGGTGGAGGGGTTTGCGCTGCGCATCGCCGCGGGCGACGTGCCGCCGCCGCTCCGGGACGTGGTCCTGCGAAACCTCGACGTGGGCCTCCTCCAGGCGGGGGCGAGCATGAAGGGGGAGTTCGAGCAGCGCCTGCGCCAGGTGATCGAGGAGGTCCAGGCCTCGCCCCAGCCCATCATCCTCTTCATCGACGAGGCCCACACCCTGATCGGCGCCGGGGGCGCCGCCGGCACGGGGGACGCGGCCAACCTCCTCAAGCCCGCCCTGGCCCGGGGAACGCTTCGCACCGTGGCCGCCACCACCTGGGCCGAGTACAAGAAGCACATCGAGAAGGACCCGGCGCTCACCCGGCGCTTCCAGGTGATCCAGGTCCCCGAGCCCAGCGAAGACAAGGCCATCCTCATGATGCGGGGGCTGGCCTCGACCCTGGAGAAGCACCACCGGGTGCAGGTGCTCGACGAGGCCCTGGAGGCCGCGGTGCGCCTCTCCCACCGCTACATCCCTGCCCGGCAGCTCCCGGACAAGTCCGTGAGCCTCCTCGACACCGCCTGCGCCCGGGTGGCCATCAGCCAGCACGCCGTCCCCGCCGAGGTGGACGACAGCCGCCGGCGCATCGAGGCCCTGGAGACCGAGCTCGAGATCATCGGGCGCGAGAAGGCCGTGGGGGTCGAGACCGCCGCCCGGGAGTCGGAGGCTTCCGAGAAGCTTGCCGCAGAGGGGGAACGGCTCGCCGGCCTGGAGGAGCGGTGGAAGGCGGAAAAGGACCTCGTGGACCGCATCCTGGAGCTGCGCGCGACGCTGCGGGGCAGAATCGGCGTGGTGGAGGGCACCGAGAGCGACCTGGAGAAGGCGGCAGAGGCCGCGGCCCAGGCCGTGTCGGTGGACGCGGGGCCGGCCGACGAACCGCCGGCGGAGAAGCCCGAGGAGCTGTTGCAGCAACTTCGCGACGTGCAGGCACAACTCGCGGCTCTGCAGGGGGAGCGGCCCCTCATCTTGCCCAGCGTCGACGCCCAGGCCGTGGCCTCGGTGGTCGGCGACTGGACCGGCATTCCCGTGGGGCGCATGGTCCGAAACGAGATCGAGACCGTGCTCAAGCTCCCCGACCTCCTGGAGCAGCGCATCGTGGGCCAGCGCCACGCCCTGGAGATGATCGCCAAGCGCATCCAGACCTCCCGGGCGAGCCTCGACAACCCCAACAAGCCCATCGGCGTCTTCCTCCTGGCCGGCACCTCGGGGGTGGGGAAGACCGAGACCGCGCTGGCCCTGGCCGAGGTGCTCTACGGCGGGGAGCAAAACGTCATCACCATCAATATGAGCGAGTTCCAGGAGGCCCACACGGTCTCCACCCTCAAGGGGGCCCCCCCCGGCTACGTGGGCTACGGGGAGGGGGGCGTGCTCACCGAGGCCGTGCGGCGCCGGCCCTACAGCGTGGTGCTCCTGGACGAGGTGGAAAAAGCCCACCCCGACGTCCACGAGATCTTCTTCCAGGTCTTCGACAAGGGCTGGATGGAGGACGGGGAGGGCCGGGTCATCGACTTCAAGAACACCCTGATCCTCCTCACCACCAACGCGGGCACCGAGCTCATCACGAGCGTGTGCTCCGACCCGGACCTCCTGCCCGACCCGGAGGCCCTGGGCAAGGCCCTGCGCGAGCCCCTCCTCAAGGTCTTCCCCCCCGCCCTCCTCGGGCGCCTCGTGGTCGTCCCCTTCTACCCCCTCACCGACGAGGTCATCGGCCTCATCACCCGACTCCAACTCGGACGCATCCAGAAGCGCATCGCCCAGAACCACAAGGTGCCTTTCATGTACAGCGACGAGGTGGTGAAACTGATCGTGAGCAGGTGCACCGAGCTCGAGAGCGGCGGCCGCATGGTTGACGCGATTCTCACCAACACCGTGCTGCCGGCCCTGAGTCAGGAGATCCTCACGCACATGATGGAGGGTCAGCCGGTGGCACGGGTCGAGGTGACGGTGGAGGGAGGAGAGTTCGCGTACTCTTTCGACGGAGAGCCTGTGAAAGAATCGTCGCGAGCAGACCGGGGTGCGAGGCGCGCATGA
- the tssG gene encoding type VI secretion system baseplate subunit TssG: MAGEAGPEARAVAFLRALEEEPYRFGFFSALRRLECAHEDRPRLGQSARASADPVRLGQEPSLAFAPAALASFRSGPSDGPARLEVFFLGLFGPNGPLPLHLTEYARNRLRQNDDPTFARFADLFHHRLLSVFYRAWANAQPTVEFDRPEADRFALYVGSLCGLGMPSLRHRDALPDLAKLHYAGQFACHTRHADGLRALVSGYFGMPVAIEPFVGQWIELPESSRCRLGESPDTGTLGATAIAGARVWDYQQKFRIVLGPLTLADYQRMLPGGESLRRLSALIRGYIGDELAWDVKVALKKEDVPPLRLGEGAQLGWTTWCTTAPLQEDPAELYLDPLGAGP, translated from the coding sequence ATGGCCGGTGAAGCTGGGCCAGAGGCCCGCGCTGTAGCGTTTCTGCGGGCACTGGAGGAGGAACCCTACCGTTTCGGCTTCTTCTCGGCGCTACGCCGCCTGGAGTGCGCCCACGAGGACCGTCCCCGGCTGGGCCAGTCGGCCCGGGCGAGCGCCGACCCGGTGCGCCTGGGGCAGGAGCCGAGCTTGGCCTTTGCGCCCGCCGCCCTGGCTTCCTTCCGTTCGGGGCCGTCCGACGGGCCGGCCCGCCTGGAGGTCTTCTTCCTGGGGCTCTTCGGGCCCAACGGGCCGCTGCCGCTCCACCTCACCGAGTACGCCCGAAACCGGCTGCGCCAGAACGACGACCCCACCTTCGCCCGGTTCGCCGATCTCTTCCACCACCGCCTCCTGTCCGTCTTCTACCGCGCCTGGGCCAATGCCCAACCCACCGTGGAGTTCGACCGGCCCGAGGCCGACCGCTTCGCCCTCTACGTCGGGTCCCTGTGCGGCCTGGGGATGCCCTCCTTGCGGCACCGGGATGCCCTGCCCGATCTCGCCAAGCTCCATTACGCCGGGCAGTTCGCGTGCCACACCCGGCACGCGGATGGGCTGCGGGCGCTCGTCTCCGGGTATTTCGGGATGCCCGTGGCCATCGAGCCGTTCGTCGGCCAGTGGATCGAGCTCCCCGAGAGCTCCCGCTGCCGTCTGGGGGAGTCGCCCGACACGGGCACCCTGGGCGCCACCGCCATCGCCGGGGCCCGGGTGTGGGACTACCAGCAGAAGTTCCGGATCGTCCTGGGGCCGCTGACCCTGGCCGACTACCAGCGGATGCTCCCGGGGGGCGAGAGCCTGCGGCGCCTGAGCGCCCTGATCCGGGGCTACATCGGCGACGAACTCGCCTGGGACGTGAAGGTCGCCCTGAAGAAGGAAGACGTGCCCCCCCTGCGCTTGGGCGAGGGGGCCCAGCTGGGCTGGACCACCTGGTGTACCACCGCGCCCCTTCAAGAGGACCCGGCGGAGCTCTACCTGGATCCGCTCGGGGCGGGGCCGTAA